The following proteins are encoded in a genomic region of Prochlorococcus marinus XMU1408:
- a CDS encoding HEAT repeat domain-containing protein, translated as MDNTKVDNYSKSKPTTEEEEKTNTKEGKKNFRSRQKSSQREIKLLINGLSNQNGLVRRSHSEALSKIGAAALPELINALLHSKNVIQRRAAAKTLKLVEDPSALPHLIKALTNDSDSVVQFSAAGAIAIFGEAAVNHLIIVLENKEYTEMQYGLAAWCLGFIGAKAPNAIKKAAKSKNTNVKSAAIAALEEYLRQSQDQEAIQLVESAFSDTAENVQIEAIKLVGKLHKIESLIPSLILKLKNKSSDIRKASVLSLMQLNIKEAINPLKELLKLEQDKTVRKIINLAIKKINN; from the coding sequence GTGGATAATACAAAGGTGGATAATTACTCGAAAAGTAAACCAACAACTGAAGAAGAAGAAAAAACAAACACCAAAGAGGGCAAAAAGAACTTTAGGAGTAGGCAAAAATCAAGTCAACGCGAAATCAAGTTATTAATCAATGGCCTTAGTAATCAAAATGGTTTAGTTAGAAGAAGTCATTCGGAAGCATTATCCAAAATAGGTGCAGCAGCTTTACCGGAGTTAATTAATGCTCTTCTTCATAGTAAAAACGTAATACAGAGAAGAGCAGCAGCCAAAACTTTAAAGTTAGTTGAAGATCCAAGCGCTTTACCTCATTTAATAAAAGCTCTTACCAATGATTCAGATTCTGTAGTGCAATTCTCCGCAGCTGGAGCAATTGCAATTTTTGGTGAGGCAGCCGTAAATCATCTAATCATTGTCTTAGAGAATAAAGAATATACAGAAATGCAATATGGCCTTGCAGCATGGTGTTTAGGATTTATTGGGGCTAAAGCACCAAATGCCATAAAAAAAGCGGCTAAATCAAAAAACACTAATGTTAAATCAGCTGCAATTGCAGCACTGGAAGAATATCTAAGACAGTCACAAGATCAAGAAGCAATTCAATTAGTAGAAAGTGCTTTTTCTGATACTGCTGAAAATGTTCAGATTGAAGCTATTAAATTAGTTGGTAAATTGCACAAAATAGAATCTTTAATTCCTAGCTTAATATTAAAATTAAAAAACAAAAGCTCAGATATTCGAAAGGCTTCCGTATTATCATTGATGCAACTTAATATTAAGGAAGCTATAAATCCACTCAAAGAACTCCTTAAGCTTGAACAGGATAAAACGGTTAGAAAAATCATTAACTTAGCTATAAAAAAAATAAATAACTAA
- a CDS encoding glycosyltransferase, with protein MINSLDINKYIKLYQDFLHPNPNINSKAFLILRKEFEVKFMNKLLANLNEKDLFIRRKSILALGQFGEKILKSIVQIYMDTNNSTVKVSCLKTMIKVVVNFNLEELNQDEMLVVYLALKDDTPEMILTVISLLRQLGKTGRNILMKTSRDKNLLRAKASISALLEMKDQTVDDFFDQLLNDKSIDPMIREDILRDKMI; from the coding sequence ATGATTAATTCTTTAGATATAAATAAATATATCAAACTTTACCAAGATTTCTTGCATCCAAATCCAAATATTAATTCTAAAGCATTTTTAATCTTAAGAAAAGAATTTGAGGTTAAATTCATGAATAAGCTGTTAGCCAATCTCAATGAAAAAGATTTATTTATAAGAAGGAAATCAATATTAGCTTTGGGACAATTTGGAGAGAAAATTTTAAAATCAATCGTACAAATTTACATGGATACTAATAATTCAACTGTTAAAGTTAGCTGCCTTAAAACGATGATCAAGGTTGTCGTTAATTTTAATTTAGAAGAATTAAATCAGGATGAGATGTTAGTCGTTTATTTAGCACTTAAAGATGACACTCCTGAGATGATATTGACTGTGATTTCTCTTTTGAGGCAATTAGGGAAAACTGGTAGAAATATTTTGATGAAAACTTCTAGAGATAAAAACTTATTAAGAGCAAAAGCTTCTATTAGCGCGCTTTTGGAAATGAAAGATCAGACTGTTGATGATTTTTTTGATCAATTGTTAAACGATAAATCTATTGATCCAATGATAAGAGAAGATATTTTACGAGATAAAATGATTTAA